The following proteins are encoded in a genomic region of Nicotiana sylvestris chromosome 4, ASM39365v2, whole genome shotgun sequence:
- the LOC104216590 gene encoding protein PHYLLO, chloroplastic isoform X2, whose protein sequence is MSPTLAISNNMHQQNDNTQFSCRLQDCANINILWASLLIEECTRLGLTYFCVAPGSRSSPLAIAASTHPATSCIACIDERSLAFHAVGYARSSHKPAVVITSSGTAVSNLHPAVVEASQEFVPLLLLTADRPPELHDVGANQAINQVNHFGPFVRHFFNLPAPADDISARMVLTSIDSAVHIATTSPSGPVHINCPFREPLENSSRTWNPSCLRGLDSWMSTSVPFTSYIQVRQSYRCNYGTLMAEALEVIEKANRGLLLLGAIHREDDIWAALLLAKHLSWPVVVDILSGLRLRKYFVPFPEFEDGILFIDHLDHMLLSDPVRDWMKADVIIQIGSRITSKRVAQLLESCFPCSYIMVDNHPSRHDPSHIVTHRIQCAISQFADYLITACSPLVSSKWKGFLQALNTVAAWDILSLINSEHSLTEPYVAQMILEAIHCESAVFFGNSMPIRDADMYACNSAESTQDAAIFSSGLPCQWIQVAANRGASGIDGLLSTAVGFAVGCNKRVLCIVGDVSFLHDTNGLSLLRNQMLRKPMTIVVINNRGGAIFSLLPLANVTARSILDQYFYTSHDVSIHNLCLAHGVNNLKVQSKMELQDALLASQMNKEDFVIEVESTIDANAAFHSMLRKFSQQGVDRAFNRFSKLNVLNSINDGLISSKVGKMQYSKYRIQLSSPPTSSSASHISTYHREGFIISLFLEDGNTGYGEVAPLEIHKENLLDVEEQLQFLMHVVKGVAIDHFLPLLKGSFSRWLWHSLGIQPNSIFPSVRFGVEMAVLNAIAAREGSSLLNVLYQQTVESTGGSSDVKVCALLESNGGPNEMALVATTLVKEGFTAIKLKVARQADPTVDIAIIKEIRKKVGWEIELRADANRSWNYDEAVKFGLSIKDSGLQYIEEPVNDADDIIKFCEETGLPVALDETINSIRKNHLKVLAKYTHPMIVAFVIKPSVVGGFENAALLAQWAHQQGKIAVISATFESSLGLSALIQFSRYVDLLKLDTSRMLNKEESSCIAHGLGTYQWLREDVSGRPLVITCNPCSGVVEASVTHAGQVLQHFQFNHNAVVRDCTFREVHTYEFVADLEGTSICLNVQEIGKNDESNVVVFLHGFLGTGGDWISIMKAISGSARCIAVDLPGHGRSKLLGQDYGLEEPRLSIMAFANILQQLFDSLQCQKVTLVGYSLGARISLYMALKYNDKVAGAVIISGSPGLMDEEARKVRWAKDDFAACFLVSSGLEPFLGAWYSGDLWNSLRTHPHFSKTLASRLQHCDLKNLGRVLSDLSVGRQPPLWEDLKSCRVPLQFIVGEKDVKFRRIAQKMRDTMCQSTDTTNVPEIVEIPYSGHAAHIENPLPVISAISQFIRVVEIKS, encoded by the exons CATCAACAGAATGATAACACACAATTTAGTTGCCGCTTGCAAGATTGTGCAAACATAAATATCTTGTGGGCGTCACTACTAATTGAAGAATGCACTCGACTTGGTCTGACG TATTTTTGTGTAGCTCCAGGCTCACGGTCATCTCCTCTTGCTATTGCTGCCTCTACTCATCCTGCTACAAGTTGTATTGCATGCATCGATGAGCGCTCACTTGCATTTCATGCTGTTGGTTATGCCAGAAGTTCTCATAAACCAGCAGTTGTCATCACATCATCAGGAACAGCAGTTTCTAATCTTCATCCTGCT GTTGTGGAAGCCAGTCAAGAATTTGTTCCTCTCCTGTTACTTACAGCAGATCGTCCTCCGGAGCTGCATGATGTTGGAGCAAACCAAGCCATCAATCAGGTCAATCATTTTGGACCATTTGTGAGGCACTTCTTCAATCTTCCTGCTCCCGCTGATGATATTTCTGCAAGGATGGTACTTACCTCCATCGACTCTGCTGTTCATATTGCAACCACTTCACCAAGTGGTCCAGTTCATATCAACTGTCCCTTTCGTGAACCACTGGAAAATAGTTCAAGAACGTGGAACCCTAGTTGTTTAAGAGGGTTAGACTCTTGGATGTCTACTAGTGTACCTTTTACCAGCTATATCCAAGTTCGACAATCTTATAGATGCAACTATGGTACCCTTATGGCTGAAGCTCTGGAAGTGATAGAAAAAGCAAATAGAGGCCTTTTATTGCTTGGCGCTATTCACCGGGAGGATGACATATGGGCTGCTTTGCTACTTGCCAAACACCTTTCATGGCCCGTCGTAGTTGACATTCTATCAGGTCTCCGACTGAGGAAATATTTTGTTCCATTTCCTGAATTTGAAGATGGAATTCTATTTATCGATCATCTAGATCATATGCTACTTTCAGACCCCGTCAGGGACTGGATGAAGGCTGATGTGATAATCCAG ATTGGAAGTCGCATAACAAGCAAGCGTGTGGCCCAACTGCTAGAGAGCTGCTTTCCGTGTTCATATATTATGGTTGACAATCATCCAAGTCGTCATGATCCTTCACATATTGTGACTCACAGGATCCAGTGTGCAATTTCTCAGTTTGCCGATTATTTGATTACAGCTTGTTCACCACTTGTTAGCAGCAAATGGAAAGGTTTCCTGCAAGCATTGAACACTGTG GCAGCCTGGGATATCTTGTCTCTAATAAATTCTGAGCACTCCTTGACTGAGCCTTATGTTGCACAAATGATTCTGGAAGCCATTCACTGCGAGTCTGCTGTATTTTTCGGTAACAGCATGCCAATACGTGATGCTGACATGTATGCATGTAACTCGGCGGAGTCTACCCAGGATGCAGCCATATTCAGCTCAGGATTACCATGCCAATGGATTCAGGTTGCCGCCAATAGAGGAGCTAGTGGTATTGATGGTCTGCTTAGCACAGCTGTTGGTTTTGCAGTTGGATGCAACAAAAGA GTACTTTGCATAGTTGGAGATGTTTCTTTCCTGCATGACACAAATGGGCTATCCCTGTTGAGAAATCA GATGTTGCGGAAGCCCATGACTATAGTTGTCATTAACAACCGTGGTGGCGCCATATTCAGTCTTCTTCCTCTTGCAAATGTGACTGCAAGAAGCATCTTAGACCAGTATTTCTACACATCCCATGATGTTTCAATTCACAACCTATGCTTAGCACATGG TGTGAATAATTTGAAAGTACAGAGCAAAATGGAACTGCAAGATGCTCTATTAGCATCTCAAATGAACAAGGAAGATTTTGTCATAGAGGTTGAAAGCACCATTGATGCTAATGCTGCGTTTCATAG TATGTTGAGGAAATTTTCACAGCAAGGAGTGGATCGTGCTTTCAACAGGTTTTCAAAACTTAATGTTTTGAATTCCATAAATGATGGGTTGATATCCAGCAAAGTTGGTAAAATGCAGTACTCAAAATATAG AATTCAACTGTCCTCTCCTCCAACTTCATCCTCTGCCAGTCACATATCCACCTACCACCGAGAAGGCTTCATAATAAGTTTGTTTCTTGAAGATGGTAATACTGGTTATGGAGAG GTTGCACCTCTTGAGATCCACAAAGAAAACCTACTTGATGTGGAAGAGCAGCTTCAATTCCTTATGCATGTTGTAAAAGGAGTTGCTATTGACCATTTCCTTCCTTTGCTGAAGGGTTCATTTTCTCGTTGGTTGTGGCACAGCTTAGGTATCCAG CCCAATTCAATCTTCCCAAGTGTGAGATTTGGCGTGGAGATGGCTGTACTCAATGCTATCGCAGCTAGAGAAGGTTCAAGTCTGTTGAATGTACTCTATCAACAAACAGTAGAATCAACTGGGGGGTCTTCAGATGTCAAAGTTTGTGCACTTCTTGAGTCTAATGGTGGTCCCAATGAAATGGCTCTTGTTGCAACAACACTTGTCAAGGAAGGATTTACTGCTATAAAGCTAAAG GTAGCACGCCAAGCAGATCCTACTGTGGACATTGCAATTATAAAGGAGATAAGGAAGAAAGTTGGTTGGGAGATTGAACTGCGTGCTGATGCAAACCGAAGTTGGAACTATGATGAAGCTGTTAAATTTGGCCTTTCTATAAAAGATAGTGGCCTCCAGTATATTGAG GAGCCTGTTAATGATGCAGATGATATAATCAAGTTCTGTGAGGAGACTGGCTTACCAGTAGCTCTGGATGAAACTATCAACAGTATAAGAAAAAATCACCTTAAAGTGCTCGCAAAGTACACTCACCCAATGATAGTTGCTTTT GTTATCAAACCAAGCGTTGTTGGGGGTTTTGAAAATGCAGCATTGCTTGCACAATGGGCCCACCAGCAGGGAAAGATAGCTGTTATCAGTGCCACATTTGAAAGTTCCTTGGGTTTGTCAGCTCTGATTCAGTTCTCACGGTATGTTGACCTGCTGAAGTTAGATACAAGTAGAATGCTTAACAAGGAAGAGAGCTCTTGCATAGCCCACGGTCTTGGAACTTATCAATGGCTTAGGGAAGATGTTAGCGGAAGGCCTTTAGTGATTACCTGTAATCCTTGCAGTGGTGTTGTGGAGGCATCAGTTACTCATGCTGGACAGGTCCTACAGCATTTTCAATTCAACCATAATGCAGTTGTTCGTGATTGTACTTTCAGAGAAGTTCATACATATGAATTTGTAGCTGATCTTGAAGGCACCTCCATCTGCCTTAACGTACAAGAGATTGGAAAGAACGATGAA AGTAATGTAGTAGTGTTTCTTCATGGCTTCCTTGGAACTGGAGGAGATTGGATCTCTATTATGAAGGCTATCTCAGGCTCAGCTAGATGCATTGCAGTGGATCTACCTGGACATGGAAGATCAAAGTTGCTCGGCCAGGATTATGGTTTAGAGGAACCAAGGTTGTCAATTATGGCCTTTGCAAATATATTGCAGCAGTTGTTTGACAGTCTGCAGTGTCAAAAAGTTACTCTTGTTGGATATTCTTTGGGGGCAAGAATTTCCCTCTACATGGCTTTAAAATACAATGACAAG GTTGCTGGAGCTGTTATAATATCTGGAAGTCCTggattgatggatgaagaggccAGAAAAGTCCGTTGGGCCAAGGATGATTTTGCAGCCTGCTTTCTTGTTTCTTCTGGCCTAGAGCCTTTTTTAGGTGCTTGGTATTCTGGAGATTTGTGGAATAG TTTAAGAACTCATCCACATTTCTCTAAAACACTTGCGAGCCGATTGCAGCATTGTGATTTGAAAAATCTCGGGAGAGTATTATCAGATCTGAGTGTTGGGAGACAACC GCCATTATGGGAAGATCTGAAGAGCTGCAGAGTACCTCTTCAATTCATTGTTGGAGAAAAAGATGTTAAGTTTCGAAGGATTGCTCAAAAGATGCGCGACACAATGTGCCAGAGCACAGACACCACAAACGTTCCAGAAATCGTTGAAATTCCATATTCTGGTCATGCTGCACATATTGAGAATCCTCTCCCTGTGATCAGTGCAATAAGTCAGTTTATCAGAGTGGTTGAGATCAAATCATAA